The Rhodothermaceae bacterium genome includes a region encoding these proteins:
- a CDS encoding gamma-glutamyltransferase family protein: MFIRQIQLLLLCCLIATSAQAQRTAKPVLHGRHWVAITGKPLGATAGAMMFAKGGNAVDAACAMLGATSTMWDVLSWGGETQALIYDPNQKKVVGINALGAAPTGATTEFYKDQDLKYPPEYGPLAAVTPGTPGGLMVMLAEYGTLSLKDVLEPSIQMAEGYPIERSAVRSIENHAERIADWPYSKPVYLPNTDDENPAPREGQLFVQTDLAETLRKLVEAESAALEAGKSRKEAIYAAYDRFYRGDIAEEIVRGTQEQGGLITMEDLDQWQVYVEEPVVTDYKGIQVYKLTSWVQGPVMLQALNMLETMDLKAMGYNSTRYVHALYQVMNMAFADRDFYYGDPYYPPAEPMEGLLSKEYANARVQTINWNENDPKVKPGDPYPFQGEENPYLNYLDQWPADSSDYGSEISYESDFYAGTTSIQAADAEGWVVSITPSGGWIPAVIAGETGVGLSQRMQSFVLDPSENPFNLPEPGKRPRATLTPGMALKDGLPYLSFAVQGGDGQDQNLLQFFLNIVEFGMNVQEAVEAANINSFQLRGSFGDHEIRPGRLLLNNEVPNWVRQELRDMNYSLTFGARTSGPITAIQFDRKHGTLWGGASDHGDDYGIAW; encoded by the coding sequence ATGTTTATTCGCCAAATCCAGTTACTCCTTCTCTGCTGCCTGATTGCCACATCTGCGCAAGCACAACGCACCGCTAAACCAGTGCTGCATGGTCGTCACTGGGTTGCAATCACAGGGAAACCGCTCGGAGCCACCGCAGGGGCCATGATGTTTGCAAAAGGAGGAAATGCCGTTGACGCAGCCTGTGCGATGCTCGGAGCAACGAGCACGATGTGGGATGTACTGAGCTGGGGTGGTGAAACTCAGGCATTGATTTACGATCCGAATCAGAAGAAAGTGGTTGGCATTAACGCCCTAGGGGCCGCTCCAACGGGGGCAACCACCGAGTTTTATAAAGATCAGGACCTCAAGTATCCCCCCGAATACGGTCCGCTAGCAGCGGTCACACCGGGCACGCCTGGGGGACTCATGGTCATGCTCGCAGAATATGGTACGCTGAGCCTCAAGGATGTCTTAGAACCCAGCATTCAAATGGCTGAAGGGTACCCAATTGAACGATCTGCAGTGCGATCTATCGAGAATCACGCCGAACGCATTGCTGACTGGCCCTACTCAAAACCAGTTTATTTGCCAAACACGGATGATGAGAACCCTGCCCCAAGAGAGGGTCAGCTTTTCGTGCAGACTGATCTGGCAGAGACACTGCGCAAGCTGGTTGAAGCGGAATCAGCCGCTCTTGAGGCAGGAAAATCTCGCAAAGAAGCTATCTATGCCGCCTATGACCGTTTCTACAGAGGTGATATAGCTGAAGAGATCGTTCGTGGAACCCAAGAGCAAGGAGGTCTCATCACAATGGAGGACTTGGATCAGTGGCAGGTATATGTTGAAGAGCCGGTGGTGACGGATTACAAAGGAATCCAGGTTTACAAGCTTACGTCATGGGTACAGGGGCCTGTGATGCTACAGGCGTTGAACATGCTTGAAACCATGGACCTTAAGGCAATGGGCTACAACAGTACGCGCTACGTCCATGCGCTGTACCAAGTTATGAACATGGCCTTTGCCGACCGCGACTTCTACTATGGAGATCCATACTACCCACCTGCCGAACCAATGGAAGGGCTCCTTTCCAAGGAGTATGCCAACGCCCGTGTACAGACAATCAATTGGAACGAGAACGACCCGAAGGTCAAACCCGGGGATCCGTATCCGTTTCAGGGAGAGGAAAACCCGTATCTGAATTACCTGGACCAGTGGCCAGCGGATAGTAGCGATTATGGAAGCGAGATCTCCTACGAGTCTGATTTTTATGCGGGAACCACCTCCATTCAGGCAGCTGATGCGGAAGGATGGGTTGTCTCAATCACGCCAAGCGGTGGCTGGATCCCCGCGGTCATTGCCGGTGAAACTGGAGTTGGGTTAAGTCAGCGGATGCAAAGTTTTGTGTTGGATCCCTCCGAGAACCCATTCAACCTGCCCGAGCCGGGCAAGCGGCCACGTGCAACACTGACTCCAGGAATGGCACTCAAAGACGGGCTCCCCTATCTATCCTTTGCTGTCCAGGGCGGCGACGGTCAGGACCAGAACCTGCTCCAGTTTTTCCTGAACATCGTTGAATTCGGCATGAATGTACAGGAAGCCGTCGAGGCGGCCAACATCAACAGCTTTCAGTTAAGGGGCTCCTTTGGTGACCATGAGATCCGCCCGGGACGCCTTTTACTGAATAATGAAGTCCCTAACTGGGTTCGACAGGAGCTCCGGGACATGAATTACAGCCTCACGTTTGGTGCACGCACCAGTGGGCCGATTACGGCAATCCAATTTGACCGAAAGCACGGTACGCTATGGGGTGGTGCGAGCGACCATGGAGATGACTATGGGATTGCGTGGTGA
- a CDS encoding bifunctional 3,4-dihydroxy-2-butanone-4-phosphate synthase/GTP cyclohydrolase II, with the protein MGVPGTETFDSIESAIEAIRAGRLVIVVDDEDRENEGDFVGAASTVTPELVNFMAHEGRGLICVPMAPERAAALDLNLMVEENTSLYSTPFTIPVDYSHGTSTGISASDRAATIQALASDTSKADDFARPGHVFPLIAREGGVLRRTGHTEATVDLVRLADLAPVGVLVEIMNADGTMARTPELFKIAREHDMRIITISDLVAFRMSRRSLIKRVASVRLPTRYGLFNLVAYEDESNGDTHLALCMGEWTEDDPVLTRVHSQCVTGDLFGSIRCDCGDQLHTAMQRVAEEGRGVVLYMKQEGRGIGLLNKLRAYELQDQQGLDTVEANKALGFDMDHRDYGIGCQILRDLGIRKLKLLTNNPTKRVGLDGYGLEITESVAIEIPPNQENAGYLRTKRDRMGHVLPNLDSPQRKL; encoded by the coding sequence ATGGGAGTCCCAGGTACGGAAACCTTCGACTCAATTGAGTCTGCCATCGAAGCGATACGCGCTGGTCGCCTGGTAATCGTAGTAGACGACGAAGACCGCGAAAACGAGGGTGACTTTGTCGGGGCGGCATCTACAGTTACACCCGAGTTGGTCAACTTCATGGCCCATGAGGGTCGCGGGTTGATTTGTGTCCCGATGGCTCCAGAGCGTGCTGCTGCCCTTGATCTCAACCTTATGGTTGAGGAAAACACCAGTCTATACAGTACTCCCTTTACGATACCGGTGGACTATAGCCATGGCACATCAACCGGCATCAGCGCGTCTGATCGCGCAGCAACCATCCAAGCTCTTGCCAGCGACACATCGAAAGCGGACGATTTTGCACGCCCTGGACATGTCTTCCCGCTGATTGCACGCGAAGGGGGGGTGCTCCGAAGAACCGGGCACACCGAAGCCACGGTGGATCTCGTGCGTCTTGCCGACCTCGCACCGGTTGGAGTGCTCGTCGAGATCATGAATGCAGATGGTACGATGGCGCGGACTCCCGAGCTATTCAAGATTGCCCGTGAACACGACATGCGGATCATTACAATCAGCGATCTGGTCGCTTTTCGTATGTCACGGCGGTCTCTGATTAAACGTGTGGCATCCGTCCGGCTTCCGACGCGATATGGCCTGTTTAACCTTGTTGCCTACGAAGATGAGTCCAACGGTGACACCCATCTGGCACTGTGCATGGGGGAATGGACGGAAGATGATCCCGTTTTGACACGGGTACATTCCCAGTGCGTGACGGGGGACCTGTTTGGGTCCATTCGCTGTGATTGTGGGGATCAGTTGCATACAGCGATGCAACGTGTCGCGGAGGAGGGAAGAGGAGTTGTATTATACATGAAGCAGGAAGGGCGTGGAATCGGACTTCTGAATAAATTGCGCGCCTACGAATTACAGGATCAGCAGGGACTGGACACAGTGGAGGCGAATAAAGCATTGGGCTTTGATATGGATCACCGGGACTATGGCATCGGATGTCAGATCCTTCGCGACCTGGGAATACGAAAACTGAAATTATTGACCAATAACCCGACCAAGCGTGTCGGATTGGACGGGTATGGGCTGGAAATCACCGAAAGCGTAGCAATTGAGATCCCACCCAATCAGGAGAACGCCGGCTATTTGCGTACAAAGCGGGATCGTATGGGACATGTTTTACCCAACCTCGACTCACCCCAACGTAAGCTCTAA
- a CDS encoding 6-bladed beta-propeller, whose protein sequence is MAQNSRNSMKQWPIHKTCVAVILFLVLASCRENNPRNKSARVNGDSDSQVTFEEREFSTYENCSFELTFRDSILFDTPSELPIGYLSMVSQDASNNFVVGGLGQHVLVFDSLGSFLWSAGQFGGGPGEYSSNYVFDTDPNGTLYIVDNVTRRIHQYADSKEYVRSAALPHKSSIRNISAFGENHIFLLNEDYRLRDLQPYSILRFSLAEERFITWGKIDAISILQTFLQGGGVSIDPNRKKIYYGYMGDYLIHSATFDGTHIGVLNSKPKYFVKAEKDLLLEYFDQDPSEFPQSVNGYSIGVSWVIALEVSSTGFIFQQILKKLDEDPVEMYLEVWDADGRKVTSQVETPDELLHVDTNTLYFRIDLEEENDRYGVAKYTSSLICES, encoded by the coding sequence ATGGCACAGAATTCTAGAAATTCAATGAAACAATGGCCGATTCACAAAACTTGTGTTGCAGTTATCCTTTTTTTGGTTCTTGCAAGTTGTCGTGAGAATAATCCTCGAAATAAATCAGCTCGTGTCAATGGTGATTCAGACTCACAGGTCACATTTGAAGAACGAGAGTTCTCAACGTATGAAAACTGCTCATTTGAGCTTACGTTTCGCGACAGTATTCTATTTGATACACCCTCGGAATTACCTATCGGATATCTGAGTATGGTCAGTCAGGATGCTTCGAATAATTTCGTAGTTGGCGGCTTAGGACAGCATGTGTTGGTCTTTGATTCTCTTGGCTCCTTCCTGTGGTCTGCGGGTCAGTTTGGAGGTGGACCAGGGGAGTATTCCTCAAACTATGTTTTTGATACAGATCCTAATGGAACACTCTACATCGTAGATAATGTCACCCGAAGAATCCACCAATATGCAGACAGTAAAGAATATGTTAGATCCGCTGCATTGCCCCACAAGTCATCAATAAGGAATATTTCTGCATTTGGTGAGAATCACATCTTCTTGTTGAATGAGGATTATAGGTTACGAGACTTGCAGCCTTATTCGATACTTCGTTTTAGTTTAGCCGAAGAGAGATTCATTACCTGGGGGAAAATTGATGCAATTTCAATCCTTCAGACATTTTTGCAAGGAGGGGGTGTGTCTATTGATCCCAATCGAAAAAAAATTTACTATGGCTATATGGGGGATTATCTAATCCATTCGGCAACGTTTGATGGAACACATATAGGCGTACTCAACAGTAAACCGAAATATTTCGTCAAAGCCGAAAAGGATCTATTGTTAGAATATTTTGATCAGGATCCGTCCGAATTTCCTCAATCAGTTAATGGGTATTCAATTGGGGTTTCGTGGGTTATAGCACTTGAGGTTTCATCTACGGGGTTCATCTTTCAACAAATTCTCAAAAAATTAGATGAAGATCCCGTAGAAATGTATTTAGAGGTGTGGGATGCTGATGGTCGTAAAGTAACTTCTCAAGTGGAAACACCCGACGAATTACTCCATGTAGATACAAATACTCTGTACTTTAGGATTGATCTAGAGGAGGAAAACGACAGATATGGGGTAGCAAAGTATACTTCCAGCTTAATTTGTGAATCATAG
- the yajC gene encoding preprotein translocase subunit YajC produces MFLPLILIFVVFYFFIIRPQQKREKKRKAMIEAVRKGDRVVTAGGIHGKVHQVESGATSVLLDVDGGIKLRVEKQSLASVKE; encoded by the coding sequence ATGTTCTTGCCGCTTATCCTCATTTTCGTTGTATTCTATTTCTTCATTATCCGCCCGCAGCAAAAGCGTGAGAAAAAGCGCAAAGCAATGATTGAGGCGGTCCGAAAAGGAGACCGCGTCGTAACCGCCGGTGGAATCCACGGGAAGGTTCACCAAGTGGAGAGTGGGGCCACGAGTGTCTTACTGGACGTAGATGGAGGGATTAAGCTCCGAGTTGAAAAGCAATCGCTTGCGTCCGTTAAGGAGTGA
- a CDS encoding haloacid dehalogenase type II encodes MDQECLKRLRSFKALTFDVYGTLIDWETGISNALQPLTDQVDRNLSRDEVLEAHARYESYQQALTPSKLYRDVLAVVYRRLAEHWQINVTWGECLRYGHSVREWPVFSDSVESLQYLKDHYQLFVLSNVDNDSFAWSNEKLGVSFDGIYLAEDIGSYKPQDRNFNFLIDQLATLGINKDEILHTAESMFHDHLPANRAGIASCHIYRRSKQDGYGATMPPTSKPHYDFRFTSMAAFVRAHQGAT; translated from the coding sequence ATGGATCAAGAGTGTTTGAAGAGGCTACGATCATTCAAGGCTTTGACGTTTGATGTATACGGAACTTTGATTGATTGGGAAACGGGTATCTCAAATGCTTTACAGCCCTTGACCGACCAAGTTGACCGGAACCTGTCGCGTGATGAAGTTCTGGAGGCACATGCCCGGTACGAGTCATATCAGCAAGCTCTCACACCCTCAAAGTTGTACCGGGATGTTTTGGCAGTGGTATATCGTCGACTTGCAGAACATTGGCAAATTAATGTGACTTGGGGGGAGTGTTTGCGATATGGCCATTCCGTACGCGAGTGGCCGGTTTTTTCTGATTCGGTTGAGTCTTTACAATATTTGAAGGATCATTACCAGCTGTTCGTACTCAGTAATGTCGATAACGATAGTTTTGCATGGAGTAACGAAAAACTCGGTGTATCCTTTGATGGGATCTATTTAGCCGAGGATATTGGTAGTTACAAACCGCAGGATCGTAATTTTAATTTTTTGATTGATCAACTGGCGACACTTGGAATCAATAAGGACGAGATTCTTCACACTGCGGAGAGCATGTTCCACGATCACCTGCCCGCTAACCGTGCAGGGATTGCCAGCTGTCACATTTACCGGCGATCGAAACAGGATGGATACGGAGCAACCATGCCCCCAACCTCAAAACCGCATTATGATTTCCGATTTACTTCAATGGCAGCGTTCGTCCGAGCACACCAAGGGGCCACCTAA